TGGACACCAGGTGGGAGCGCGCCGCGAGCGCCAGCTCCTCCACCGGCATGTCCCGGAAGCGCGCGCGCAGCTCCGCCTTACGCCTGGGCCCCACGTGCTCCCCGTGTGGATAGTTCCCGGACTTGTACGCGCCGTAGTCGTAGGGCCCATTCCTGGGGCGGTAGCGCGCGGCGTAGATCCGCTGGATGGCCACGTGGCTCGGCAGCGCCAGCCGCCATTCCGCCTCGTCCACGCCCATCTCGATGGCCATGAAGGCAAACTCCGCGAAGCAGAACATCTGCCCTCCGTCCGGCTCGCCATTCCACGGAAAGCCGCGCTGGACCTCCACCCGGAGCTCGCCGTTGGCGAACATCTCGAACGCCGTCCACACCTCCTCCGGGTCAAGCTCGCCGCCCGGGGTGGAGAGGTGCTTCCGGTAGATGTCCAGCATCACCCTGGAGACGAGGCGGACGTCCTCCGGCTCCGACGCCGTGCCGAGGGTGGCGGGGCCGTCCGGCGAGCTCAACCTGCGCTCGTCGAGGCGCGCGCCGAACATTCGCTCCATCAGCCGGATGATGGCCGTGCGGCGGGCCGCCTCGATCTGGGGGAGCCCGGCGGACTGGATCAGCGCGCGGTTGGTGTTCAGGTCCAGGTCGCAGAAGAACTTGCCATATTTGCGCATTCGACAGTCCGGACTCGCTTCCACGATCTCGCAGCGCGCCGTGAACAGAGCCATCGCGTACGCCTGGAAGTCGTGCACCGACCCCGCGCTGGCCAGCTGCAGGCCCGCGCGCCCGCCGAGCGGGCCGGGCATGGGCACCAGCGTGCCCTCGGCGTCGCGCCACAGCTCCTGCGCCACGGAGGTGGGCTCGCCGGTGACATCGAGCACCACGCTGAGCGGGGAGCCGGCCGGGAGCCCGCCCGTCCAGCGGACCTCCACGCCGTGCGCGCCGATCTCGGTCGACTCGATGGCGGCCTCGGGGGGAAGGCCGCGGATCTCGCACTCCGTGATCGTGTTGCGGCGAAGCGCCAGGAAGAGGCGCACGCCCGTGGCGGCGTCGAGCGGGTTCCGGATCTCGAATTCCTGCTGCATCGTCAGAGGCGTGTTGAGGGTTGCGGCGCGCGGAGGACGCGGGCAGCGGCGGGCGTCGCCGCGCCCGCCCGCCGGTACCCGGGTGCGTTACGCGCCGTCCGCCTCCAGCACTCCCCTGACTTCCGCGAAAACGTCCGCGGGCACCAGCCCCTCGCCTCGCAGTCCGGCCTCGTACGCGCGGGCGATCACGGCGTAGAGGCTCGCCACCACCGCGTACGACTTCGCCGCCCCGGAAGCGTTCATGCAGGGCGTCTTCCTCTTGATCTCCTGGATCAGGGCGCCCAGCTCGGGGTCCACCTTCCGCTGGTGGGGCATGGCGGACAGGTACATGCACTCCATGCGTACCTGCGTCTCCGTGATCCCGCACGCCATAAAGCTCAGGACCTCCTTGGTAGCGTCGTCCACGGCCAGGCTGTCGATGCGCCTCTGCACGTCACCGGCGAGTGGGGGCCAGCTCGACTCGTTCACCGCCAGCGCGAACCCGCCCAGGGTGCTCTCGACCTCGATCATTGGATCTGCCATGAGTGCCTGCTCCAGCAAAGATTGATGGTTCCCGCACCCCCCTCGTGAGGGCACGCTCATACGGCACGCGAATGCGGAAGGCTCCGCGGTTCGCCACCGGCTGTGAAAGGTGGAGGCGCACAGCGCGCCGGGCGTGGGCGGCGGCGCCCATGCGCTCGCCGCCGGCCGGGCCCGCGTTCACGATCGCGGACGAGCCACGCCGCGCTCCAGTGCGGCACGCGCGCGGGTGGCCGCGGGGAAGTACAGGGCGTCGCCCATCAGCCACAGCTGGCCAAACGACCGCAGGCGCCGTTCGGCTCCGCGCCGGTCGCCCCGCGCCGCCAGCAGCCGCGCCAGCAGCAGCCGCTGGAGGCCCTGGTCGGCCAGCGGCATGTACCACGAAGTGGACCAGGGGGCGCGCGCCACCGCCCGTTCCAGGTTCACGACGGCGCGCGCCGTGTCGCCCGCCAGCAGCGCCAGACGGGCGTGCAGCGAGGCTTCCAGGCCGTCCGGCTCCGGGTCTGATGCGTCGGCGGTGGGCGCGGCGCGGCGCACGATCCGCAGCAGCCGCGCCGCCTCGGCCGAATCGCCTTCGATCGTGGCCCGGTGCACCAGCGCCCGCAGCGCGTCCTGCCCCTCCAGCCGCTTCGCCTCCCCCCCGGTGAGCGGGGCGAAGCTGGGGGGCTCCCGCTCCACCACCGCCCACGCCCAGCGGAACATGGGCTCGGCGCGGTCCCGCGCCGGCAGGCCGGCCAGGTAGGCGCTCACCATCCACGCGTCGAAGGGTGGACGGCCGGATGCCGAGTCCCACATCGCGGCAGCCTCGGGCCATCTCCCCTGCCCCGCCAGCGCCGCCAGCCGGAAGCGCGCGCCGCGGAGCCGTTCGTCCTGCGGCCGTCCCGCGGCCGTGAGCAGCGACGCGACCGAGTCGGCTAGCGGGAGGTCGAGGCCGCCCTGCACGAACAGGGCGGCCAGGGTGGCCAGCGTGCGGACCTCGGCACCGCGGAGGGTGGCGAACGCCGCGGCCCGCGCGCGTGGCCCGCCGAAGCGCAGCGCCAGGGCGGTCTCGCGCATGCGGTGCGGGTCGCTCACCCGCGGCAGGTGCCTCCGCGCGAGCGCCTCGTCGCCGGTGTGAAGGGCCAGGTCCACGATGTGGCTCGCGACCGGCGCGTAAGCCGAGTCGGTGGCGTCCAGCCGCAGGAACACGGGGAGCGCCACAGTGGCCCGTTCCCCCAGCAGGCCGCCGGAGTGGAAGAGGACCTCGCCCAGCCCGAGCAGGGCGTCGGGAAGCCCGGGGTTCTCGGCCGCTACCTTCTGGAACTGGACGGACGCGCTGTCCACACTGCGCCGCACCAGGTGCCGCTGCGCCTTCAGCAGCTCCACCCAGCGCGGGGCCATTTCGGCGGGCCTGCGCAGCCCCGCCTCCACCGCCAGCAGCGCGGCCGGGTAGTTCCAGCGCGGCGCCGACGTCTCCGCGACGCTCAGGCGGTAGTACGCGGGGCCGAACGACGAGTCCGCCCGGATCGCGCGGCGGAACGAGGCCACCGCCTGGTCCGTCTCGCCTCGCCGGAAGTGGCGTTGTCCCTGGATGAGCTCCGTAAGCGCGGCCAGCGAAGTCGTCTCCGAGGCGGCGTCCCCGAAGGCGCCCAGATCGCGGTCCTCCGCCTCGGCCACAACGCGCACCACCTCCAGCGCCATCCGGTCGAGCGCCTGCGGGGTCGATTCCCCGGCCATGGCGGCGCCGCTGTAGATCTGCCCGCCTCCCCCGCTGGCGTACACCTCCACCGTGAGCCGCCGCTCGCGCCCATCCGTCAGCAGCGAGCCGGCAATCAGATAGCGCGCGCCGCCCTTCGCCGCCTTCTCCAGCACCGCGTCCAGGGGAACCGCCCGCCAGTCCTGCCCGCCCAGCAGCGACCGGCCGTCCACCACCCGCAGCCCCCGCAGCAGCCCCAGCGAGCTAGCCAGCCACCGGTCGGGGGGCACCGCTTCGCTTCCGGTGGGGCTGCCCTGGAAGGGGAGCACGGCGATCCCCGTGGGGCCATCCACGCGCTCGGCGCGCGTCCCACGCCACACGGCCGCGCCCATGGCGGCAAGCGCCCCCAGCACCAGCGCCGCCAGGGCCACTCGCCACCGCCGCGCGGCGCCCCGGCTCCGCCGCCGTGGAACGCTCGGCGCCTCGTCCCGCAACGGCCGGCTCGAAGCGGCCGCCTCCGGATCGATCAGCGCGCGCCTCATCTCGCCTGCGGTGGCGAAGCGGTCGGCCGGCTGTTTCTCCAGCGCCCGCAGGACTATCGATTCCAGCGCCGGCGGCACGTCGCCGCGGAGCGTGCGCAGCGGCGGCGGCGCCTGGGTGAGGTGCCGGTAGACGGTGGCCTGCACGCCGTTGCTGCCGAACGGCGGCGTTCCGGACAACATTTCGTGGAGCACGCACCCGAGGCTGTAGACGTCCGCGCGGCCGTCCACCGGCGCCCCCGGGTCGGTCTGCTCGGGGCTCATGTACGGCGGGGAGCCCACGATCAGCCCCGTGGCGGTCAGGCGCTGTTCGGCCGCCGTCGACACGGCGCGCGCCACGCCGAAGTCCGCAACGCTGGCGTGCCCGTGGGCCAGCAGGATGTTCTCGGGCTTGATGTCGCGATGCACCACGCCCCGGGCATGCGCGAAGTCGAGCGCGTCGGCCGCCTCCAGGGCGATGTGCACGGCCTCGTCCGGCGGCAGCGGGCCGCTACGATCCAGCCGCTCGCGGAGCGACTCGCCCTCCACGTATGGCATCACGTAGTACAGCAGGCCGTCCGCCTCGCCACTGTCGTACACGGTAACGATGTGGGGATGGGTCAGCTTCGCGGCCAACTGGATCTCGGCGAGGAAGCGTTGCGCGCCGATGGAGTGGGCCAGCTCGGGATGCAGCACCTTGAGCGCGACCGGGCGGCCGTACTTCAGGTCCTCGGCCTGGAACACCGTCCCCATCCCTCCGCGGCCCAGCTCGCGCCGCACCGAGTAGCGCGCCGCGAGGGCCGCATCCAGGCGGGTGAGTAGGAGGCGGCTTGCGTCGTCCTGCGACATTCGGCACTCCACGGGCAAGAAGACGCAGCGCCGGGAAACGGCGGAAGCGGAAGGGGCGGGAAATGCAGGAGGGAGCGAGGCCGGACGCCTGCCAGCAAGCATTCGTCTATTTAACGTCCTGCCGGAGGTATGCGCCAGTGAGCGCGGTGCGTTTTTGCAGAGGATTGGATGAGGGCACGAACGGGTCGCTCCGGTGGTCCAATGCGGACCGCGAGCTCGGCGGCCGACTCGCCTGCCCCGGCTGGATCGGATGAACACGAAGAGGCCGCCGGGAGCATGGGCCCCCGGCGGCCGCCACGCCCGTTCGAGACTACGGCTGGCGGCGGTGACCGACCGTGAGTTCGCGCCGGCGGTGACGCGCAGGCCGCTGGGGCCAGCCGGGACCTGCCAGGCCGCCCCGCGCGCCGTGTGGCCCACGAAGACGCGCGGCGAGTCTCCGCCGGTGAGGATGCCGCGATTGCCGGTCGCGTCGCCGCCGACGAGGCTGATCGCGGCCGCCGGCGTCCGGAAAGAGCCAGGCGCGGTAGGGGGTTGTCCACGATGATGATGCCGCGCGTCCAGATCACGTCCTGCTCGTTGTGGGACGGGCGAAAGGCGGTGAGCGCGGCCCCGCCGAACGCGAGCACCAGAGCCGCGAGTGCAGCCTGCAGCCGCCGAACCGAACGATGCAGGGCCGCGGTTCGTCGTTGATCGTCGTGCATCCTGGCGAGGGGTGGTTGGCTTTGGGGAGTCCATGCGAGCTTGGATGCCTGGCTCCCGCGCCTTTGGTTGAAGCGAACGAAAGAAGCCAGCCGGGAGATCCCGGCTGGCTTCTTTCTACGTCGGCCTACGGTCAGACGCTAACGGCTTCGCGGGTCCAGAGGGTGGCGGTCTCCTGGACGAAGTCGCCGAAGGTGCGCGGGAGGTGGCCGACGATGCGCTCCGTTTCGGCGACCTGCTCGGCGGTGGCGTGCAGGCCCCGATCCTGGAAGAGCGCGTACATCAGCGCGAAATCGTACACCATCCAGCCGGGGAGCATCTTACCGGCTTCGCGCGCCCAGGCCTGGAGGTCGTTGCCGGCGTAGCGCACCTCGCGGCCGAAGACCTCGCCGTACGCCCGCGCGCACTCCGTGCCCGTGAGCGGCTCAGGGCCGACCAGCGCGTAGCAGCGGTTCTCGAAGCCGGAGCGGGTGAGCGCGTTGGCGGCCGCATCGGCGATGTCGCGCACGTCCACGCGCGAGATCCCGGTGTCGCCGATGGGCTGCGGGTAAATCCCGTGCTCCTGGATCGCCTCGCGGAACCAGTAGTCGTTCTGGTAGAAGTTGTTGGGGCGCAGGATGGTGTACGCGATGCCGCTGCGCCGGATCGCTTCCTCGATCGCCATCTTCGCGGCGATGTGCGGGATGTGCGGCCCCTTCTCCGCGTCGTGCACCGAGAGGTAGACGATTCGCGCGGCGCCGGCGCGGCGCGCCTCGTTCACGGCGGCGAGCCCTTCCTGCAGCTCCGTTTCCGCGACGGCGTTGAGGAGGAAGAGGGTGTCGAAGCGGGAGAAGACGGTGTGGTAGCACCCCGGGTCCCGCAGGTCGCCCACCACCGCGGCGGCGCCCTCGGGAAGGGAGCCCGCCTTCGCCGCCGACCGGGTGAGGACCTTTACGTCCTCGCCGCGAGCCAGGAGCTCACGGGCGACCGCCCCGCCCACCGTGCCCGTTCCGCCAAGGATAAGGTGTTGCATGGTTTCGCTCCCGGTTGATGTGTCCATTGATCGAGGGGGAAGGTAGGCGGGCACGCGGGGCATGGCATGGTTCAGATGACCTATGCTGCTGAACGGCGGCTATTTGCAGAGATCAAGCCGGGCCGTCACGCTTCGACACCGTCAGCGTCCCTTCGCAAACCATCGGTACTTGTATACATTTACCGAGGTTTCCCGAACCCCCTGCCGATGATTACTCGACGCCAGCAGGTCCTCGACCTTGTCCGACACAAAGGGGTGCTCCGGCCGAAGGATCTCGCCGAGCACGGCTTTGATTCGGGCTACCTCTCGATTCTCGTGCAGCAGGGGACGCTGCAGCGGGTCGGGCGCGGCCTGTACCTGCTTGCTGGTCACAGCCCATCCGAGCACCACTCGCTCGCTGAAGCCGCTCGGCGGATCCCGAACGGGATTGTGTCCCTCCTCTCCGCGCTGCGCTACCACGAACTCACGACGCAGGCTCCGTTCGAGGTCTGGATGGCCATTCCAGAGAAGGCGTGGCAGCCGCGTGTGGACCATCCTCGGATCCGGACCGTGCGCGTCTCAGGGAAGGCGCTGGAATTCGGGGTAGAGAAGCACGATGTGGAGAGGGTAAGCGTGCGGATCTACTCCCCGGCAAAGACGGTCGCCGATTGCTTCAAGTTCCGAAACAGGATCGGTCTCGATGTTGCCCTGGAGGCGCTTCGAGATGCATGGGCCAAACGTGTCGTCACGATGGACGACCTATGGCGCGCGGCCGACGCGACGCGGATGAAGAACGTGATGCGTCCGTACCTGGAGATGGTCGCTTGACGGAGAGGGAGGGGAGGAATGTCGCGGCGTCCGTTCGGCAGCGGCTGCTCAACCACGCGCATGCTCAGGGGCGGTCGTTCGACCTGGTGCTAACGCGCTACGGTCTCGAACGGCTTCTCTACCGGCTCAGCCGGTCCGCACACAAGCACGAGTTCGTGCTCAAAGGCGCGATGCTCTTTCAGGCATGGACCGAACTCCCGAATCGGCCTACCCGGGACCTCGACCTGCTGGGGTGCGGAGACGAAACCGTCGAACACTTGGCGAGCGTCTTCCGTGAGCTCTGCGCGCACGTGGTCGACGTAGAAGACGGGCTGATCTTCGACGTTGATTCGGTGCGAGCGACCGAAATTCGTGAGAACCGGGAATACGGTGGTGTCCGGGTCACCTTCACGGCCCATCTTGCCGGCGCCCGGATCCCGCTCCAGGTCGACATCGGATTTGGGGACGTGGTTACCGCGGGGCCGGTGGAAATCGAGTTCCCTACCCTGCTCGAGCTGCCGGCGCCGGTGCTGGCCGCGTACTCTCGCGAATCCGTTGTTTCCGAGAAATACCAGGCGCTCGTCGAGCTCGGGATCGCGAATACTCGGCTCAAGGACTTCTTCGACCTCTATCTGCTGAGCGACCGGTTTCCCTTCGACGGCCTCACACTCGCTGAGGCGATCCGGGCCACGTTCGGCAGACGAGGGACGGCACTCCCGGGTGGGATTCCGACCGGGCTCTCCGACCTGTTCGCTCAGGACCGCGCCAAGCAGGCACAATGGTCTGCGTTCGTACGAAAGGGGAAGCTGGATGGGACGCCGCAGGTTCTCGAGCCCGTGATCCTCCGCCTCCGCGAGTTCCTGGCTTCGCCTACCGAAACGCTTCGGGTCGGCGAAGTCTTCGCCCGCGTCTGGGCGCCAGGCGGGCCCTGGTTGCCACAGCGGTAGCGCGGTAGTCGGCGCATGTCCTCTCGCCGTTGGGCAAAGCCGTGGGAGCTTACCGGTTCACGTCCCGTTCGGCATGGGGACGGGCGCGATGCCGTCGATGCTCGGGAGGGGGGCGGAGGCGGGGGTGGTGTCGACCTGCACGGGCGGGGGGCCGACGGGGGAGGCTCCCGTGCTGCCCAGGACCGCCTTCGCGTAGCCGTTGGCGGGGTCGCCGCCGGCGCGGCGGATGCGGTTGACGGTGCCGGGGCCGCGGTTGTAGGCGTGCAGCGCGGCCTCCACGTCGTCGTCGTAGGCGCGCAGGAGGCGGTTGAAGTAGCGGAAGCCCAGGCGCAGGTTGGTGTCGCGGTCGAAGATCTGCTCTCGCGTGACGCCGGGCTGCATCTCGTCCGCGGTGGCGGGCATGAGCTGCGTGAGGCCCAGCGCGCCGACCGGGCTCACCGCGCGCGGCCGAAAGGCGCTCTCCACGCGCACCAGGCG
This region of Longimicrobium sp. genomic DNA includes:
- a CDS encoding protein kinase codes for the protein MSQDDASRLLLTRLDAALAARYSVRRELGRGGMGTVFQAEDLKYGRPVALKVLHPELAHSIGAQRFLAEIQLAAKLTHPHIVTVYDSGEADGLLYYVMPYVEGESLRERLDRSGPLPPDEAVHIALEAADALDFAHARGVVHRDIKPENILLAHGHASVADFGVARAVSTAAEQRLTATGLIVGSPPYMSPEQTDPGAPVDGRADVYSLGCVLHEMLSGTPPFGSNGVQATVYRHLTQAPPPLRTLRGDVPPALESIVLRALEKQPADRFATAGEMRRALIDPEAAASSRPLRDEAPSVPRRRSRGAARRWRVALAALVLGALAAMGAAVWRGTRAERVDGPTGIAVLPFQGSPTGSEAVPPDRWLASSLGLLRGLRVVDGRSLLGGQDWRAVPLDAVLEKAAKGGARYLIAGSLLTDGRERRLTVEVYASGGGGQIYSGAAMAGESTPQALDRMALEVVRVVAEAEDRDLGAFGDAASETTSLAALTELIQGQRHFRRGETDQAVASFRRAIRADSSFGPAYYRLSVAETSAPRWNYPAALLAVEAGLRRPAEMAPRWVELLKAQRHLVRRSVDSASVQFQKVAAENPGLPDALLGLGEVLFHSGGLLGERATVALPVFLRLDATDSAYAPVASHIVDLALHTGDEALARRHLPRVSDPHRMRETALALRFGGPRARAAAFATLRGAEVRTLATLAALFVQGGLDLPLADSVASLLTAAGRPQDERLRGARFRLAALAGQGRWPEAAAMWDSASGRPPFDAWMVSAYLAGLPARDRAEPMFRWAWAVVEREPPSFAPLTGGEAKRLEGQDALRALVHRATIEGDSAEAARLLRIVRRAAPTADASDPEPDGLEASLHARLALLAGDTARAVVNLERAVARAPWSTSWYMPLADQGLQRLLLARLLAARGDRRGAERRLRSFGQLWLMGDALYFPAATRARAALERGVARPRS
- a CDS encoding nucleotidyl transferase AbiEii/AbiGii toxin family protein, with the protein product MTEREGRNVAASVRQRLLNHAHAQGRSFDLVLTRYGLERLLYRLSRSAHKHEFVLKGAMLFQAWTELPNRPTRDLDLLGCGDETVEHLASVFRELCAHVVDVEDGLIFDVDSVRATEIRENREYGGVRVTFTAHLAGARIPLQVDIGFGDVVTAGPVEIEFPTLLELPAPVLAAYSRESVVSEKYQALVELGIANTRLKDFFDLYLLSDRFPFDGLTLAEAIRATFGRRGTALPGGIPTGLSDLFAQDRAKQAQWSAFVRKGKLDGTPQVLEPVILRLREFLASPTETLRVGEVFARVWAPGGPWLPQR
- a CDS encoding type IV toxin-antitoxin system AbiEi family antitoxin domain-containing protein, whose translation is MVQMTYAAERRLFAEIKPGRHASTPSASLRKPSVLVYIYRGFPNPLPMITRRQQVLDLVRHKGVLRPKDLAEHGFDSGYLSILVQQGTLQRVGRGLYLLAGHSPSEHHSLAEAARRIPNGIVSLLSALRYHELTTQAPFEVWMAIPEKAWQPRVDHPRIRTVRVSGKALEFGVEKHDVERVSVRIYSPAKTVADCFKFRNRIGLDVALEALRDAWAKRVVTMDDLWRAADATRMKNVMRPYLEMVA
- a CDS encoding NmrA family NAD(P)-binding protein — encoded protein: MQHLILGGTGTVGGAVARELLARGEDVKVLTRSAAKAGSLPEGAAAVVGDLRDPGCYHTVFSRFDTLFLLNAVAETELQEGLAAVNEARRAGAARIVYLSVHDAEKGPHIPHIAAKMAIEEAIRRSGIAYTILRPNNFYQNDYWFREAIQEHGIYPQPIGDTGISRVDVRDIADAAANALTRSGFENRCYALVGPEPLTGTECARAYGEVFGREVRYAGNDLQAWAREAGKMLPGWMVYDFALMYALFQDRGLHATAEQVAETERIVGHLPRTFGDFVQETATLWTREAVSV
- a CDS encoding transglycosylase SLT domain-containing protein, coding for MPRRSPIKPAIKKNAPSRKRRGASAKRRPARRSRVLWSWLLIAAVVFVAANPTARTIAWEALLASRAVLESAQAAKATERQADEYARRYGIDPTLASAILKAAHAEGVKPDLAFRLVRVESAFRPRAVSPVGALGLTQLMPATADEMQPGVTREQIFDRDTNLRLGFRYFNRLLRAYDDDVEAALHAYNRGPGTVNRIRRAGGDPANGYAKAVLGSTGASPVGPPPVQVDTTPASAPLPSIDGIAPVPMPNGT